Genomic segment of Mycolicibacterium psychrotolerans:
CGTGGGCAGCGAACTCGGGTCCTTCACCGGTTCCTGGGACGCCGACGACGTCATCCTCTACCACCTGGGCCTCGGAGCCGGTGTGCCGCAGACCGATCCCGGCGAATTGCAGTACTGCCTGGAGGATCGCCTGAAGGTGCTGCCGAGCTTCTCGGTGAACGGTCCGATGGGCGTCATGGCGAGTCTGCTGAAACTTGAAGGCGCGAGCTTTCCCCCCACGGCGTTGCTGCACGGCGAGCACGAGATGATCGTGCACCGGCCGCTGCCGCCGTCGGCGAAGGTAACCCACAATGGCCGGGTGGCAGAGGTCTGGGACAAGGGCAAGGCGGCTCTGCTGGTGGTGGAAGCCGACACCGTCGACGCCGGAGGGTCACCGCTCGTCACCAATCGCTACTACGCCTTCATCCGGGGGGAGGGCGGATTCGGCGGAGAGAAGGGGCAGCGCCGGGCCGTGGCGATACCGGATCGCACGCCGGATGGCTCGGTGCAACGCCCGACGATGCTCCAGCAGGCTCTGCTCTACCGGTTGTGCGGCGACAAGAACCCGATGCATTCCGACCCGGCGATCTCCAAGCTGGGTGGTTTCGATGTTCCCCTGTTGCACGGGCTGTGCACCTACGGCATCGCCCTGAAAGCCGCCGTCGACGAGGCACTCGATGGCGATGTGACCAAAGTGGCCAAGTACGCCACCCGCTTCGCCCAGCCGGTCTTTCCC
This window contains:
- a CDS encoding MaoC/PaaZ C-terminal domain-containing protein, which translates into the protein MGSELGSFTGSWDADDVILYHLGLGAGVPQTDPGELQYCLEDRLKVLPSFSVNGPMGVMASLLKLEGASFPPTALLHGEHEMIVHRPLPPSAKVTHNGRVAEVWDKGKAALLVVEADTVDAGGSPLVTNRYYAFIRGEGGFGGEKGQRRAVAIPDRTPDGSVQRPTMLQQALLYRLCGDKNPMHSDPAISKLGGFDVPLLHGLCTYGIALKAAVDEALDGDVTKVAKYATRFAQPVFPGDTLQIDMWREGSQVLLGVSAIGKEGPTLTNTVIDLNP